One window of Chryseobacterium sp. JJR-5R genomic DNA carries:
- a CDS encoding TatD family hydrolase — MPNGIYNLGLRVDPVNFPYSIGIHPKDIDPADIEGQFRWLESNITADCFAVGECGLDSFAETDLKIQEDVFLRQIRLANEIRKPVIIHCVRKFYEVISLKKYAEQPMIIHGFNKKQSIADDLLRHNFYLSFGKALLYNLSLQHTFKSIPAERIFLETDNEDFNIGELYDKASELRGISTEKMNKQILENLETIKNG, encoded by the coding sequence ATGCCAAACGGCATCTATAATCTCGGTTTAAGGGTAGATCCGGTGAATTTCCCGTATTCCATAGGGATTCATCCTAAAGATATTGATCCTGCAGATATTGAAGGCCAGTTCAGGTGGCTGGAATCAAATATTACGGCAGATTGCTTTGCTGTAGGCGAATGCGGACTGGATTCTTTTGCAGAAACGGACCTGAAAATCCAGGAGGATGTTTTTCTAAGACAGATCAGGTTAGCCAATGAAATCAGAAAACCCGTTATTATACATTGTGTAAGAAAATTTTATGAAGTGATTTCTCTTAAAAAATATGCCGAACAGCCTATGATTATTCATGGTTTCAATAAAAAACAGAGCATTGCCGACGACCTGCTGCGCCATAATTTTTATCTGAGTTTTGGAAAAGCACTCCTGTATAATTTATCTTTGCAGCATACTTTTAAAAGTATCCCTGCAGAAAGAATCTTTTTAGAAACTGATAATGAAGATTTCAATATCGGGGAACTGTATGATAAAGCCTCGGAACTCAGAGGCATTTCCACGGAAAAAATGAATAAACAGATTTTAGAAAATTTAGAGACGATAAAAAATGGATAA
- a CDS encoding DNA-directed RNA polymerase subunit omega codes for MSVKDTKAEVNTITYDKDKIEDKLGSIYEAIVIMGKRAEQINAEIRTELHNKLDEFAVHNSTLEEVFENREQIEISKHYEKLPKPTSIAIEEWLNEDIYFRKTEERK; via the coding sequence ATGAGTGTAAAAGATACAAAAGCAGAAGTAAATACCATTACTTACGATAAAGATAAGATTGAAGACAAGTTAGGATCAATCTATGAAGCGATTGTTATCATGGGAAAAAGAGCAGAGCAGATCAATGCTGAAATCCGTACGGAATTGCATAACAAGCTTGACGAGTTCGCTGTTCACAATTCTACATTGGAAGAAGTGTTCGAAAACAGAGAGCAGATCGAAATTTCAAAACATTACGAAAAACTCCCGAAACCAACTTCTATCGCTATCGAGGAATGGCTGAATGAAGACATCTACTTCAGGAAAACTGAAGAAAGAAAATAG
- the rnpA gene encoding ribonuclease P protein component — translation MTDFKYPRAEKLKKKTEITLLFEKGKWKTHGNLRIIVLKNKPATPVDDTKFAVSVSKRYFKKAVHRNRIKRLLRECYRLNKELFKEAFGDKSLAMLFWVSQEMPQKFQDVEAQFIKLCQAQKKA, via the coding sequence ATGACAGATTTCAAATATCCCAGAGCCGAAAAACTCAAGAAAAAAACTGAGATTACTTTACTTTTTGAAAAAGGTAAATGGAAAACGCATGGGAACCTCAGAATTATTGTTCTGAAGAATAAACCTGCCACGCCTGTTGATGATACAAAATTTGCAGTATCGGTTTCCAAGAGATATTTTAAAAAAGCAGTTCACAGAAACCGGATCAAAAGGCTTCTGCGCGAGTGCTACCGCCTGAACAAGGAACTGTTTAAAGAGGCTTTCGGGGATAAATCCTTGGCGATGCTTTTCTGGGTCTCCCAGGAAATGCCGCAGAAATTCCAGGATGTGGAAGCACAGTTCATTAAACTCTGCCAGGCCCAGAAAAAAGCTTAG
- a CDS encoding DUF4126 domain-containing protein, whose product MLDNIPFLPYLLSAFIGIGLAAASGFRVFLPMFAVSLSSYLHWIPMNEHFEWLAGLPALIITGIATVVEILAYYIPFVDHLLDTISVPMATVAGSILFASQFADLGTFPQWALALIAGGGTAVTISSGFAGLRAASTATTGGLGNSVVGTTETAGAGIMAFLAIAAPVIAAVFAIAMIIAVIFFGRKAWRKLRKRKNVINHL is encoded by the coding sequence ATGTTAGATAACATTCCTTTTTTACCGTATCTACTGAGCGCATTTATCGGGATCGGCCTGGCCGCAGCTTCAGGATTCCGGGTATTCCTTCCGATGTTTGCCGTAAGCCTGTCATCCTATCTGCACTGGATTCCCATGAATGAGCATTTTGAATGGCTTGCAGGGCTTCCGGCCCTGATTATTACCGGAATTGCTACAGTTGTGGAAATTTTAGCCTATTATATTCCTTTTGTCGATCACTTGCTGGACACCATTTCGGTGCCTATGGCTACGGTCGCAGGCTCGATATTATTTGCCAGCCAGTTTGCGGACCTCGGAACATTTCCGCAATGGGCTCTGGCCCTGATTGCCGGAGGCGGGACGGCAGTAACCATCAGCTCAGGATTTGCAGGGCTCAGGGCTGCATCCACTGCAACAACGGGCGGACTGGGAAATTCCGTCGTCGGAACTACGGAAACGGCAGGTGCAGGAATTATGGCTTTCCTGGCTATCGCAGCTCCGGTTATCGCCGCTGTTTTTGCAATTGCCATGATTATTGCCGTTATCTTTTTCGGAAGAAAAGCATGGCGGAAGCTTAGGAAACGTAAAAATGTTATTAATCATCTTTAA
- a CDS encoding outer membrane protein assembly factor BamD, which produces MKKYILGVFAVAVLSSCVSRQEKAMKSADKDFILKAANDNFAKKKWKNALALYDRLANLVAGTDDFPNVGFNTAYANYYDKNYKLAGHQFKNFAVSFPKDPRAEEAAYMSALCYYEGSMDYNLDQSTTQSAINELQDFLNNYPNSERSKNINTLIDELSYKLELKAYENAKQYFKMGEYKAANVALENVLEDFPSTKLRPQIYDYIVRSRYELATKSVYDLKDERIESALAFTRQIEKEMPDTEVAKTALDIRQKLEKEKTDFVVVKKQTEARIAVLTERQKKLEAQNAEKSKTEQQVKDQLDAEKKAMQIQRDSAAINTPPPAATFKIQR; this is translated from the coding sequence ATGAAAAAATATATTTTAGGTGTTTTTGCTGTAGCGGTATTGTCATCTTGTGTGAGCCGGCAGGAAAAAGCAATGAAAAGTGCTGATAAAGACTTTATTCTGAAGGCAGCCAATGATAATTTTGCCAAAAAGAAATGGAAAAATGCATTAGCCCTTTACGACAGGCTGGCCAATCTTGTAGCCGGTACAGATGATTTCCCTAATGTAGGCTTTAATACGGCATATGCTAATTATTATGATAAAAACTATAAACTGGCAGGGCATCAGTTTAAAAATTTCGCGGTAAGTTTCCCGAAAGATCCGAGAGCGGAAGAAGCAGCTTATATGTCTGCATTGTGCTACTATGAAGGGTCTATGGATTATAACCTGGATCAGTCTACAACCCAGTCGGCTATTAATGAGCTCCAGGATTTCCTGAACAACTATCCCAATTCCGAAAGGTCTAAAAATATCAATACCCTTATTGATGAGCTTTCTTATAAGCTGGAACTTAAAGCTTATGAAAATGCAAAGCAGTATTTCAAGATGGGTGAATATAAGGCGGCAAACGTAGCGTTGGAAAATGTACTGGAAGACTTTCCGAGTACAAAGCTCCGTCCTCAGATTTATGATTATATCGTAAGGTCACGTTACGAGCTGGCGACAAAATCCGTTTATGACCTTAAAGACGAGCGTATTGAAAGTGCTTTGGCATTTACAAGACAGATCGAAAAAGAAATGCCGGATACTGAAGTTGCCAAAACAGCTTTGGATATCAGGCAGAAGCTTGAAAAAGAGAAAACTGATTTCGTTGTCGTAAAAAAACAGACGGAAGCAAGGATTGCCGTTTTAACGGAAAGACAGAAAAAACTGGAAGCACAGAACGCTGAAAAGTCTAAAACTGAGCAGCAGGTCAAGGATCAGCTGGATGCAGAGAAGAAGGCAATGCAGATCCAGAGGGACAGTGCGGCTATAAATACCCCGCCGCCGGCTGCCACTTTCAAGATTCAAAGATAA
- a CDS encoding DUF4835 family protein — MKKFLSIFLLLFITNFVFSQELLATVQVNSQQLGGSNQSAYKALEKSLRDFINNTSWTGKRLQNFEKIKSNFAIVITEREGNRFRGNIVVQAVRPVFNTTYESPLINLQDQRFSFDYVENENLIFNERQFSGKNLIDVISFYIYLILGYDADSFQSMAGTQWFQKAQQIAQNGESQNTYDGWKQINEPRSRSILIKEILSPNWNQLRATMYSYHRAGLDNLFNQDQTAAKKVIFDALMQLKQYENSFQQAYFFNLFMDAKADEIFNIFNSGNNGGIVLSDLKNEMIILSPKNTEARWSKWKQ; from the coding sequence ATGAAAAAATTTTTAAGCATATTTTTACTCCTGTTCATAACCAATTTCGTTTTTTCCCAGGAATTACTGGCTACCGTTCAGGTAAACTCGCAGCAGCTGGGCGGAAGTAACCAGTCCGCGTACAAAGCTTTGGAGAAAAGCCTCAGGGATTTCATCAACAATACAAGCTGGACGGGGAAAAGACTTCAGAATTTTGAAAAGATCAAATCCAATTTTGCAATTGTCATCACAGAAAGAGAAGGGAACCGGTTCAGAGGAAATATTGTAGTACAGGCAGTCCGACCTGTTTTCAATACCACTTATGAATCTCCGCTGATCAACCTTCAGGATCAGCGATTTTCTTTCGATTATGTGGAAAATGAAAACCTCATCTTCAATGAAAGGCAGTTTTCAGGAAAAAACCTGATTGATGTGATCAGTTTTTATATATACCTTATCTTAGGCTATGATGCCGACAGTTTTCAGTCCATGGCAGGAACCCAGTGGTTCCAGAAAGCCCAGCAGATTGCCCAGAACGGAGAGTCACAGAATACCTATGACGGCTGGAAGCAGATCAATGAACCGAGAAGCCGTTCCATCCTGATTAAAGAAATCTTAAGCCCGAACTGGAACCAGCTGCGTGCAACGATGTACTCTTACCACAGGGCAGGCCTGGATAACCTGTTCAACCAGGATCAGACTGCCGCGAAAAAAGTTATTTTTGATGCACTGATGCAGCTGAAACAATATGAAAACTCTTTTCAGCAGGCCTATTTTTTTAATCTTTTTATGGATGCCAAAGCGGATGAAATATTCAATATATTCAATTCCGGGAATAATGGGGGGATTGTTCTGAGTGATCTGAAGAACGAGATGATCATTCTTTCGCCAAAAAATACAGAAGCCAGATGGAGCAAGTGGAAACAGTAA
- a CDS encoding tRNA threonylcarbamoyladenosine dehydratase produces the protein MDKKWLERTELLIKENGLKKLNQATVLVVGLGGVGSFAAEFLARAGIGKMTIADGDTVDITNINRQLPALHSTVGRHKVEIVAERLLDINPDLRLTKINEFLDPERMDEVLDSDKFDYVLDCIDSVTPKLCLIIAAKRRRIKIVSSMGAGGKTDPSKVMVRDISKTEHCHLARQVRKRLKKEKIDKGVRCVFANDIQDEESLKMTDGSNYKRSFYGTISYMPAIFGLYTASEVINHLLNKE, from the coding sequence ATGGATAAGAAATGGCTGGAGAGAACGGAGCTCCTTATTAAGGAAAACGGTTTAAAAAAGCTGAATCAGGCAACGGTTCTGGTTGTCGGCCTCGGTGGTGTCGGTTCCTTTGCGGCCGAATTCCTGGCAAGAGCCGGAATAGGAAAAATGACCATCGCAGACGGCGATACGGTAGACATCACGAATATCAACAGGCAGCTGCCTGCTCTGCATTCAACAGTAGGAAGACATAAGGTAGAGATCGTAGCTGAAAGGCTTCTGGATATTAACCCCGACCTTCGCCTGACCAAAATCAATGAGTTCCTGGATCCTGAGAGAATGGATGAAGTGCTGGATTCGGACAAGTTCGATTATGTCCTGGACTGCATTGACAGTGTTACCCCGAAGCTCTGCCTGATCATCGCTGCCAAAAGAAGAAGAATAAAGATTGTAAGTTCAATGGGCGCAGGCGGGAAAACAGATCCCAGCAAAGTAATGGTGAGGGACATCAGCAAAACGGAACACTGCCACCTGGCCAGGCAGGTAAGGAAAAGGCTTAAGAAAGAGAAAATAGACAAAGGGGTGCGCTGTGTTTTCGCTAATGACATCCAGGATGAAGAGAGCCTTAAAATGACTGACGGAAGCAATTACAAGCGTTCATTCTACGGAACGATAAGCTACATGCCTGCGATTTTCGGCCTGTATACGGCTTCGGAAGTGATTAATCATCTGTTGAACAAAGAGTAG
- a CDS encoding LptE family protein — protein MNFKNKNITFKMSGFAWMLLLCLGILNSCYSFTGSSLTDEKTIQINEFPNNAPLVNPTLSQQFSTDIQNRFLQRTTLKGTKENPDILVEGEITDYSITPTTISSTTTTNQSTGGVVQESQNKLTITVKVHYENKLHPDVSFDRSYSDEAVFNSSLSQSEIEGSQVKIATDRIINKIFNDIVANW, from the coding sequence ATGAATTTTAAAAATAAAAACATAACATTTAAAATGTCCGGGTTTGCCTGGATGCTGCTTTTGTGCCTGGGAATCCTCAATTCCTGTTACAGTTTTACCGGTTCGTCACTTACCGATGAAAAAACCATACAGATCAACGAGTTCCCGAACAATGCTCCTCTGGTAAATCCTACTCTGTCACAGCAGTTCTCTACCGATATACAGAACCGGTTTTTACAGCGGACTACATTAAAAGGGACCAAAGAAAACCCGGATATTCTCGTAGAAGGTGAGATTACGGATTATTCCATTACACCTACCACCATCAGTTCCACGACCACCACGAACCAGAGTACCGGAGGCGTGGTTCAGGAATCCCAGAACAAACTGACCATCACCGTGAAAGTGCATTATGAAAATAAGCTTCACCCGGATGTAAGTTTTGACAGAAGCTATTCTGATGAAGCGGTATTCAACAGCAGTTTGTCACAGTCTGAAATCGAAGGCTCTCAGGTGAAAATAGCAACGGACAGAATTATAAACAAGATATTTAACGACATTGTAGCGAACTGGTAA
- a CDS encoding TetR/AcrR family transcriptional regulator, translating to MKKKFTEKQIHILDIAEELIAKKGYEGTSVRDICSKANINVAMISYYFGSKEKMMSYLYQYRVLKTRENFSEFADTIKDGKPEMQMKEIIKYIVSQLFKYNYFHGFVTQELRHTDTVKGELLDFYQIFVKKLDEVIKKGVSSGVFTFTPKPEDILTTIIGSTLFVIRNRNFYELYVPNKSEETYAKEAEKKVKMNLLMSVFAILGYAAD from the coding sequence ATGAAGAAAAAATTTACCGAAAAACAAATTCATATACTGGATATTGCCGAAGAGCTGATTGCCAAAAAAGGGTACGAAGGAACATCTGTAAGGGATATCTGCTCGAAGGCCAATATCAATGTAGCGATGATTTCGTATTACTTTGGCTCCAAAGAAAAAATGATGTCCTACCTCTATCAGTACAGGGTATTGAAAACCAGAGAAAATTTTTCTGAATTTGCAGACACGATCAAAGACGGAAAGCCGGAAATGCAGATGAAAGAGATTATTAAATATATTGTTTCCCAGTTGTTCAAGTACAATTATTTCCATGGATTTGTTACCCAGGAGCTTCGCCATACCGATACTGTAAAGGGCGAACTGCTGGATTTTTATCAGATTTTTGTAAAAAAGCTGGATGAAGTTATTAAAAAGGGAGTGTCCTCCGGAGTTTTTACTTTTACACCGAAACCTGAAGATATCCTGACGACCATTATAGGGTCTACCTTATTCGTGATCAGGAACAGAAATTTCTATGAACTTTATGTTCCCAATAAGAGTGAAGAAACCTATGCCAAGGAAGCCGAGAAGAAAGTGAAAATGAATCTTTTAATGAGTGTTTTTGCCATTCTGGGCTATGCAGCAGACTAA
- the coaBC gene encoding bifunctional phosphopantothenoylcysteine decarboxylase/phosphopantothenate--cysteine ligase CoaBC, producing MGLAGKKILIAVSGGIAAYKIHFLIRDFIKKGAEVQIIMTADAEHFVTKLSLSTLSKKPVYTDFYSDNGTWNSHVELALWADVMLMAPCTANTLSKMVHGMCDSLLMATYMSAKCPVFIAPAMDLDMYMHPSTKKNLELAESFGHHIIPAEHGELASGLVGQGRMAEPGTIAKTVEDFLNSDTVKTLEGKTVLITAGPTYEAIDPVRFIGNHSSGKMGFSLAEEASKRGARVILVSGPSSEKATGKNIDLHRVTSAKEMLAKVLEFYNVADIGIASAAVADYAPKEVAREKIKKEGESMTIELVKNPDILKTMGERKTHQFLAGFALETQNEEENAKGKLEKKNLDMIVLNSLRDEGAGFKNDTNKIKIFTRTEKKEFSLKSKEEVAGDILDFIEIQLLK from the coding sequence ATGGGTCTTGCCGGGAAAAAAATTCTTATCGCAGTTTCAGGAGGAATTGCAGCTTACAAAATTCACTTCCTGATCAGGGATTTTATCAAAAAAGGAGCTGAGGTTCAGATAATCATGACGGCTGATGCAGAACACTTTGTAACTAAGCTCAGCCTGTCCACATTATCTAAAAAACCGGTATACACAGACTTTTACAGTGACAACGGAACCTGGAACAGCCATGTGGAACTGGCTTTGTGGGCAGATGTGATGCTGATGGCACCATGTACGGCAAATACCCTGTCTAAAATGGTTCACGGGATGTGCGACAGCCTGCTTATGGCTACGTATATGTCTGCAAAATGTCCGGTTTTTATTGCTCCTGCAATGGATCTGGATATGTATATGCACCCTTCCACAAAGAAAAATTTAGAGCTGGCAGAAAGTTTTGGGCATCATATAATTCCTGCCGAACACGGCGAACTGGCAAGCGGGCTGGTCGGGCAGGGGAGAATGGCCGAACCCGGAACCATTGCAAAAACTGTTGAAGATTTTTTAAACTCAGATACCGTAAAAACACTGGAAGGGAAAACTGTTCTGATTACTGCCGGGCCCACCTATGAAGCTATTGATCCCGTGCGGTTCATCGGGAACCATTCTTCCGGGAAAATGGGCTTTTCCCTGGCAGAGGAAGCTTCAAAAAGAGGGGCCAGGGTTATTCTGGTTTCCGGCCCAAGTTCTGAGAAAGCCACAGGAAAAAATATTGACCTTCACAGGGTAACTTCAGCCAAAGAAATGCTGGCAAAAGTCCTGGAGTTTTATAATGTTGCAGATATCGGGATTGCAAGTGCAGCCGTTGCAGATTATGCTCCGAAAGAAGTGGCTCGGGAAAAAATAAAAAAAGAAGGTGAAAGCATGACCATCGAACTGGTCAAAAACCCGGATATCCTGAAAACAATGGGTGAAAGGAAAACCCATCAGTTCCTGGCAGGCTTCGCGCTGGAAACGCAGAATGAAGAAGAAAATGCAAAAGGGAAACTGGAAAAGAAAAACCTGGATATGATTGTGCTGAATTCCCTGCGTGACGAAGGGGCAGGGTTTAAAAATGATACCAATAAAATAAAAATATTTACCAGAACGGAAAAAAAGGAATTCAGCCTGAAATCCAAGGAAGAAGTGGCCGGGGATATCCTGGATTTTATTGAGATCCAACTTTTAAAATAA